From the Gallaecimonas mangrovi genome, one window contains:
- a CDS encoding class II glutamine amidotransferase, with protein MCELLGMSANVPTDICFSFSGLIRRGGATGPHKDGWGITFYEGKGCRTFKDPEPSHQSPIAGFLRDYPIKSCSVVSHIRQANRGRVGLENTHPFTRELWGRNWTYAHNGQLSGYQQLKTGSSIPVGSTDSELAFCHILHRIRERFPDGPPAKPATLWRFIAKVATELKALGVFNMLLTDGRYLMAFCSTQLHWLTRRAPFGAAKLIDEDMEVDFSAVTTPDDVVSVIATRPLTAGEAWTALAPGQFVVFKLGELFLTGPK; from the coding sequence ATGTGCGAGCTACTGGGGATGAGTGCCAATGTACCCACCGATATCTGTTTTAGTTTCTCTGGGCTTATTCGGCGGGGTGGCGCAACCGGGCCACACAAGGACGGCTGGGGTATTACCTTTTACGAAGGTAAAGGTTGCCGCACGTTTAAAGATCCCGAGCCCTCGCACCAGTCCCCCATTGCCGGTTTTCTGCGTGACTATCCCATTAAAAGCTGCAGCGTGGTTTCGCATATTCGCCAGGCAAACCGCGGGCGTGTCGGCCTTGAAAACACCCACCCTTTTACCCGCGAGCTGTGGGGCCGTAATTGGACCTATGCCCACAACGGCCAATTAAGCGGTTATCAGCAACTGAAAACGGGCAGCTCTATTCCGGTGGGTAGCACTGATTCGGAACTGGCGTTTTGCCATATTCTGCATCGCATTCGAGAGCGTTTTCCTGACGGGCCACCGGCAAAGCCGGCTACGTTGTGGCGCTTTATTGCCAAGGTGGCAACTGAGCTGAAGGCCTTGGGCGTGTTCAATATGTTGCTTACCGATGGGCGCTATTTAATGGCCTTTTGCAGCACCCAATTGCATTGGCTAACCCGGCGTGCCCCTTTTGGCGCGGCCAAGCTCATTGACGAAGACATGGAAGTGGATTTTAGCGCGGTTACGACACCTGATGATGTGGTCTCTGTGATTGCCACTCGGCCCCTTACTGCAGGCGAGGCCTGGACTGCCCTGGCGCCAGGGCAGTTCGTGGTTTTTAAACTCGGGGAGTTATTCCTTACTGGGCCGAAGTAG
- a CDS encoding DUF3108 domain-containing protein: MWLRNTLISLTLAATASLPAFASSALTPYEATYKIMRKGKALGVGTRSLTKAGDLYTLHNASDLSWLIFTDQREESSTFQVENQHINPASYDFKRTGTGPDEKEKMTFDGNTVKSDKNSLTLKGPAYDPLTYQQQLAMDLAAGKKDVSYDIVKDLKIKHYHFKVVGEERITTPYGAVDTLRVERVRGKNSSRHTLFWLAPKLHYALVRLWQAKDNVEQMELVLSEYHDKGQTTSAQ; the protein is encoded by the coding sequence ATGTGGCTACGTAACACACTGATTAGCTTGACACTGGCAGCGACAGCTTCGCTGCCAGCTTTTGCTTCATCGGCGCTCACGCCCTACGAAGCAACCTATAAAATTATGCGTAAAGGTAAGGCCCTGGGTGTAGGCACACGTAGCCTGACGAAAGCAGGCGACCTCTACACCTTGCATAATGCCTCTGATTTGAGTTGGTTAATCTTCACCGACCAGCGTGAAGAAAGCTCTACCTTCCAGGTTGAAAACCAACATATCAATCCTGCCAGCTACGACTTTAAGCGCACCGGTACCGGGCCTGACGAGAAGGAAAAAATGACCTTCGATGGCAACACGGTAAAAAGTGATAAAAACAGCCTGACCTTAAAAGGCCCCGCTTACGACCCCCTTACCTATCAACAGCAACTGGCAATGGACTTAGCCGCTGGCAAAAAGGATGTCAGTTACGACATCGTCAAAGATTTAAAAATCAAACACTATCATTTCAAGGTGGTGGGCGAAGAGCGCATTACCACGCCATATGGCGCTGTTGATACATTGCGGGTTGAACGGGTGCGCGGTAAAAACTCCAGCCGCCATACCCTTTTTTGGCTAGCACCCAAACTGCACTACGCCTTGGTGCGACTGTGGCAGGCAAAAGACAACGTTGAACAAATGGAACTGGTGTTATCCGAGTATCACGATAAGGGCCAAACTACTTCGGCCCAGTAA
- the purN gene encoding phosphoribosylglycinamide formyltransferase: MKNIVVLISGSGSNLQAIMDACSQGSINGRVVGVISNKANAYGLTRAENAGIATRVLSHKDYGDRESYDAALVSAVNDFAADLVVLAGFMRILTPVFVSAFEGRLLNIHPSLLPKYKGLHTHQRALDAGDKEHGVSVHFVTAELDGGPVIAQAKVSIADGDDADSLAEKIHQQEHQLYPLVCSWFVDGRLQMGEGKAWLDGQVLPACGYVTH; the protein is encoded by the coding sequence TTGAAAAACATCGTTGTACTGATCTCAGGCAGCGGCAGTAACCTGCAGGCGATTATGGATGCTTGCAGCCAAGGTAGCATCAACGGCCGGGTCGTTGGTGTTATCTCAAATAAAGCCAATGCCTATGGGTTAACCCGCGCCGAAAACGCCGGCATTGCCACACGGGTGCTGAGCCACAAAGACTACGGCGACAGAGAAAGTTACGACGCTGCACTCGTTAGCGCTGTTAACGACTTTGCCGCCGACTTGGTGGTACTGGCGGGCTTTATGCGCATTCTGACCCCGGTCTTTGTCAGCGCTTTTGAAGGACGGCTACTGAATATTCACCCTTCATTGTTGCCAAAATATAAAGGCCTCCATACCCATCAGCGGGCATTGGACGCCGGTGATAAAGAACACGGTGTGTCAGTGCATTTTGTTACTGCCGAGCTTGATGGCGGCCCGGTGATAGCACAAGCGAAAGTGAGCATTGCAGACGGTGACGATGCCGACAGCCTGGCTGAAAAAATCCATCAGCAAGAGCATCAACTTTATCCACTGGTTTGCAGTTGGTTCGTTGACGGCAGATTGCAAATGGGCGAAGGTAAGGCTTGGCTTGATGGACAGGTTTTACCGGCATGTGGCTACGTAACACACTGA
- the purM gene encoding phosphoribosylformylglycinamidine cyclo-ligase, translated as MSEKRTSLSYKDAGVDIDAGNALVERIKGVARRTSRSEVMGGLGGFGALCQIPAGYQEPVLVAGTDGVGTKLRLALDWKRHDGVGVDLVAMCVNDLIVQGAEPLFFLDYYATGKLDVDVAAQVVTGIGNGCEQSGCALIGGETAEMPGMYEGEDYDLAGFCVGVVEKSKIIDGSGVNEGDAIIALPSSGPHSNGYSLVRKIIEVAGATADTVVDGKPLSDLLLEPTRIYVKPVLELLRKVRVKALSHITGGGFWENIPRVLPQNAKAVVNEASWQWPAVFNWLKEEGNVTREEMYRTFNCGVGMVLVVPHSQLEEALAVLSEQGEKPWHIGTIANRADGDKAVEIH; from the coding sequence ATGAGCGAAAAACGCACGTCCCTGTCCTATAAAGACGCCGGTGTAGACATTGATGCAGGTAACGCCCTGGTAGAACGGATCAAGGGAGTGGCTCGCCGTACCAGCCGCTCTGAAGTGATGGGAGGCCTGGGTGGTTTTGGTGCCCTGTGTCAAATTCCCGCTGGCTACCAAGAGCCCGTTTTGGTTGCCGGTACCGATGGTGTGGGTACCAAACTGCGTTTGGCACTGGATTGGAAACGCCATGATGGCGTTGGTGTCGACTTGGTTGCAATGTGCGTTAATGACCTCATTGTTCAAGGTGCTGAACCGCTGTTCTTCCTCGATTACTATGCTACTGGCAAGCTGGATGTCGACGTTGCCGCACAAGTGGTAACCGGTATCGGTAACGGCTGCGAACAATCAGGCTGCGCCCTGATTGGTGGCGAAACCGCCGAAATGCCCGGTATGTATGAAGGTGAAGATTACGACCTGGCAGGCTTTTGTGTCGGCGTAGTCGAAAAATCAAAAATCATCGATGGTTCCGGTGTTAATGAAGGTGACGCAATTATTGCGCTGCCCTCCTCCGGCCCCCATTCCAATGGCTATTCGTTGGTTCGTAAAATTATCGAAGTTGCCGGTGCAACGGCAGATACCGTTGTTGACGGCAAGCCGCTTAGCGACCTGCTGCTAGAACCTACCCGCATTTACGTGAAACCGGTGCTTGAGTTGCTTCGCAAAGTACGTGTTAAAGCGCTTTCTCACATTACCGGCGGCGGTTTTTGGGAAAACATTCCCCGCGTACTGCCACAAAATGCCAAAGCGGTAGTTAACGAAGCCTCTTGGCAATGGCCGGCGGTATTTAACTGGCTTAAAGAAGAAGGCAACGTTACCCGCGAAGAAATGTACCGCACCTTTAACTGCGGTGTCGGCATGGTGCTCGTGGTACCCCACTCGCAGTTAGAAGAAGCCCTGGCAGTGCTTAGTGAACAAGGTGAAAAACCTTGGCACATCGGTACCATTGCCAACCGCGCTGACGGCGATAAAGCGGTAGAGATCCATTGA
- the upp gene encoding uracil phosphoribosyltransferase, whose product MKICEVKHPLVKHKLGLMRAADVSTKRFRELASEVGSLLTYEATKDFELETVTIDGWNGPVAIEQIKGKKVTVVPILRAGLGMMDGVMELIPSARVSVVGMYRNEETLEPVPYFEKLCGDLDERVALVVDPMLATGGSMVATLNLLKSRGCKQFKVLVLVAAPEGIKALEKAHPDVELYTAAIDECLNENGYIIPGLGDAGDKIFGTK is encoded by the coding sequence ATGAAGATCTGTGAAGTCAAACATCCCCTGGTCAAGCACAAGCTAGGGCTAATGCGTGCCGCCGATGTCAGCACCAAGCGCTTTCGCGAATTAGCCTCCGAGGTGGGGAGTTTGCTGACCTATGAAGCAACAAAGGATTTTGAGCTGGAAACCGTTACCATTGACGGTTGGAACGGCCCGGTTGCTATTGAACAGATCAAAGGCAAAAAAGTCACGGTAGTGCCAATACTGCGTGCCGGTCTTGGCATGATGGACGGTGTTATGGAGCTTATTCCCTCGGCGCGGGTATCGGTTGTTGGCATGTACCGCAACGAAGAAACCTTGGAACCGGTGCCGTATTTTGAAAAGCTCTGTGGCGATTTAGACGAGCGCGTTGCCCTGGTTGTTGACCCGATGCTGGCAACTGGCGGTTCCATGGTGGCAACCTTGAACTTATTAAAGTCGCGCGGCTGTAAGCAATTTAAGGTATTGGTGCTGGTTGCCGCCCCAGAAGGCATTAAAGCCCTAGAAAAAGCACACCCTGATGTAGAGCTCTACACTGCGGCTATCGATGAATGCCTTAATGAAAATGGCTATATCATCCCGGGGTTGGGGGATGCAGGTGATAAAATCTTTGGCACCAAATAA
- a CDS encoding DUF2066 domain-containing protein produces MKAYVFVCLALFCSQVLAVPVSELYRSQVSISSQTDAARDAALKDAMAQTLVRVTGSSSAATSPQLADLLSNPSPYLLSYRYEQGPDGLELYAAFDQHLLEQAIWQRGFGVWGSERPTTLLWLAVQQDGQRDVVADSSFPELAKAATDEGKVRGLPVMLPLWDLDDKTKLDALDVWGKFEEPIADASSRYHAEQFVMARVSPSGQGFEASWQLDGVQNLSGDVQADNAADAIKALVDDVADKLSGTLAVKGQLAEQRNQLTLTGVSSAADYLKALDELQKLPVVADAEIVGVQQGAVTFSLQLRGDQTQLAQALSLSHHFAAQPDGAIGSPTSVPQYQYVDR; encoded by the coding sequence ATGAAAGCCTATGTTTTTGTTTGTCTGGCACTTTTTTGTAGTCAGGTGTTAGCGGTACCGGTCAGTGAGTTGTACCGTAGCCAAGTTTCGATATCTAGCCAGACCGATGCCGCCCGTGATGCGGCACTCAAAGATGCGATGGCACAAACGCTGGTGCGTGTAACCGGTTCCAGCAGTGCCGCCACGTCGCCCCAGCTTGCTGACTTATTGTCTAATCCCTCTCCTTATTTGTTGTCATACCGTTATGAGCAGGGGCCTGATGGCCTTGAGCTTTATGCCGCCTTTGACCAGCACTTATTAGAGCAGGCCATTTGGCAACGTGGTTTTGGTGTTTGGGGCAGCGAAAGACCAACCACATTACTGTGGCTGGCGGTGCAGCAAGATGGTCAGCGCGATGTGGTTGCCGACTCTTCCTTTCCTGAGCTGGCCAAAGCGGCCACAGATGAAGGCAAGGTGCGGGGTCTGCCGGTGATGCTGCCTCTTTGGGATTTAGACGACAAAACCAAATTGGATGCACTGGATGTTTGGGGCAAATTTGAAGAGCCCATCGCCGATGCGTCTAGTCGTTACCATGCTGAGCAATTTGTTATGGCCAGAGTCAGTCCCAGTGGCCAGGGCTTTGAGGCGTCATGGCAACTCGATGGCGTGCAAAATCTCAGTGGTGATGTGCAAGCAGACAATGCCGCTGACGCGATTAAAGCCTTGGTTGATGATGTGGCTGACAAGTTGTCGGGCACCCTGGCGGTTAAAGGCCAACTGGCCGAGCAACGTAACCAGCTTACCTTAACCGGTGTCAGTAGTGCGGCCGACTATTTAAAAGCCTTAGACGAATTACAAAAGCTGCCGGTAGTAGCTGACGCCGAAATTGTTGGCGTGCAGCAAGGTGCCGTTACCTTTAGCCTGCAGCTGCGGGGTGACCAAACACAATTGGCGCAGGCGTTGAGCCTTAGCCATCATTTTGCCGCTCAGCCAGATGGTGCTATTGGTAGCCCGACCAGCGTGCCGCAATATCAGTATGTCGATCGCTAA
- the hda gene encoding DnaA inactivator Hda, with protein sequence MQLPLAVQLPDDETFVSFYPGDNAQVVAAVKGAARAEGKRVLYLWGKGMSGRSHLLHSACALASERGAAAAYLPLKSREQMAPAMLEGMEKLALVCIDDVGAIAGDDAWERQVFDLYNRTLETRDGAHLIITAEAPPQQLGLVLPDLISRLDWGVTYQLQPLDDEGKLAALQLRAGLRGFMLPDDVGRFLLNRLSRDMRSLFEALDALDTASIAAQRKLTIPFVKQTLEL encoded by the coding sequence TTGCAGCTACCTCTTGCCGTACAACTGCCAGATGACGAAACCTTCGTCAGTTTCTACCCCGGCGACAATGCCCAGGTCGTAGCCGCCGTTAAAGGTGCGGCCAGGGCAGAAGGAAAGCGCGTACTTTATCTGTGGGGCAAGGGCATGAGTGGCCGCAGCCATTTATTGCACTCAGCCTGCGCGCTAGCCTCCGAACGTGGGGCGGCTGCCGCTTACCTGCCATTAAAATCCCGTGAGCAAATGGCACCAGCCATGCTGGAAGGCATGGAAAAACTGGCATTGGTGTGTATTGACGATGTTGGCGCCATTGCCGGTGACGATGCCTGGGAGCGGCAGGTGTTTGACTTATACAACCGCACCCTTGAGACCCGGGATGGAGCGCATCTGATCATTACCGCCGAGGCGCCGCCGCAGCAGCTTGGCTTGGTGCTGCCTGACCTCATTTCCCGGTTAGACTGGGGGGTGACTTACCAACTGCAACCGTTGGACGATGAGGGCAAGTTAGCCGCCCTGCAATTGCGGGCCGGATTGCGTGGTTTTATGTTGCCTGACGATGTGGGGCGCTTTTTACTCAACCGCTTGTCTCGCGATATGCGCTCTTTGTTTGAAGCGCTAGATGCCCTGGATACGGCCTCCATTGCTGCGCAGCGAAAGCTCACCATTCCATTTGTGAAGCAGACCCTGGAATTATAA
- a CDS encoding NAD(P)H-dependent oxidoreductase has protein sequence MTAVLVLYYSKTGATRQMARLIARGVEETGAESWLRTIIDGEDDPKVTEQELTQACALALGSPTRFGGMAAPMKAFWDETAPQWLAGSLVDKPACVFTSAASLHGGHESTLLAMMVPLLHHGMMLLGLPYTEPALHSTQTGGTPYGPSHWAEHQTISSDEKALCLAMGRRLGHIAQALAK, from the coding sequence ATGACCGCCGTTCTGGTGCTCTACTACAGCAAAACCGGAGCAACCAGGCAGATGGCAAGACTGATTGCCAGAGGAGTAGAGGAAACCGGTGCCGAGAGCTGGCTGCGTACCATCATTGATGGCGAGGACGACCCCAAAGTCACGGAGCAGGAGTTGACGCAAGCCTGCGCACTGGCGCTGGGCAGCCCCACCCGCTTTGGCGGCATGGCCGCGCCAATGAAAGCGTTTTGGGATGAAACCGCCCCGCAGTGGCTGGCTGGCAGCTTAGTGGACAAACCGGCTTGTGTCTTTACCTCTGCCGCCAGTTTGCACGGCGGCCACGAAAGCACCTTATTGGCGATGATGGTGCCATTGCTGCATCACGGCATGATGTTGCTTGGTTTGCCCTACACCGAACCTGCGCTTCACAGCACCCAAACCGGCGGTACGCCTTATGGCCCCAGCCACTGGGCAGAACACCAAACAATAAGCAGTGATGAAAAGGCGTTATGCCTTGCCATGGGCCGCCGGCTTGGCCATATCGCCCAAGCATTGGCCAAATAA
- the arsC gene encoding arsenate reductase (glutaredoxin) (This arsenate reductase requires both glutathione and glutaredoxin to convert arsenate to arsenite, after which the efflux transporter formed by ArsA and ArsB can extrude the arsenite from the cell, providing resistance.), with protein sequence MQLYHNPRCSKSRQTLALLEENGQSPEIVLYLEETPDANAIKALIKKLGFDSARQLMRTKEEVYKTLELAKVTDEGELIAAMAKYPKLIERPILVNGDKARLGRPPEQVLEIL encoded by the coding sequence ATGCAGCTTTACCATAACCCCCGATGTTCTAAGTCGCGCCAGACCCTGGCGCTACTGGAAGAAAACGGCCAGTCTCCAGAGATAGTCTTGTACTTGGAAGAAACCCCCGATGCCAACGCCATTAAGGCGCTTATTAAAAAGCTCGGTTTTGACTCTGCTCGCCAATTGATGCGCACCAAAGAAGAGGTTTACAAGACGTTGGAGCTGGCTAAGGTCACCGATGAAGGCGAACTCATTGCGGCTATGGCCAAGTACCCCAAACTCATTGAGCGCCCTATTTTGGTCAATGGTGACAAAGCGCGCCTAGGCCGCCCGCCAGAGCAGGTATTGGAGATCCTATGA